The Gouania willdenowi chromosome 14, fGouWil2.1, whole genome shotgun sequence nucleotide sequence acgcctcaaaatcctggaggcgtacaggtcctggagggagggcagattgcagccgatgaccttctctgcagagtggatgatacgctgcagtctggccttgtccttgaccgtagctgcagcgtaccagatggtgatggaggagcagaggatggactggatgatggagctgtagaagttcaccatcatctttgttggcagactgaacttcttcagctgccgcaaaaagtacatcctctgctgagcttttttgataagggagctgatgttcagctcccacttgaggtcctgagtgatgatggtccccaggaagcagaagtactctacagagctcactgtagagtctcccagggtgagaggggtgaggggggctgggttcttcctgaagtctgctatcatctccactgtctttaaagcattgagctccaggttgttctggctgcaccaggacaccagccggtctgtctcccacctgtagtcggactcgtctccatcagcgatgagaccgatgatggtcgtgtcgtctgcaaacttcaggagtttgaccgactggtgagaggaggtgcagctgttggtgtacagggagaagagcagaggagaaagaacacagccctgaggagatccagtgctgatggtccggggagcagagatggtttttcccagcttcacgtgctgcttcctgtcagacaggaagtctgtgatccacctgcaggtggagtctggcacgttcagctgggaaagcttgtcctgaaggagagctgggattattgtattaaaagcagagctgaagtccacaaacaggatcctggcgtaggagcctggggagtccaggtgctggaggatgaagtggagagccaggtttacagcatcgtctactgacctgttggatctataggcaaactgcagggggtccaggtgggggtcggtgatgtccttgatgtgggagagcatgaggcgttcaaaggacttcatgaccacagatgtcagagcgatgggtctgtagtcattaagtcctgtgatcctcagctttttagggacaggaacgatggtggaggccttaaaacaggctggtacggtgcatgtctccagtgaggtgttaaaaatgtctgtgaacactggagacagctgatcagcacagtgctttaaggtagagggagagacagagtccggtccacaagccttacgggggttttgtctcctgaaaagtctattcacatctctctctttgatggagaaaggtgtctctgtaggagggggggaggagggggggaagataggggagagagcctctgtaggcagctggggtgaaactgtagctttgatgtggggggtgaaggtgttggagtgaggctggtcagaggtgtgaggggggttggagtcaggtctgtcccattgtctgtcaaatctacaatagaactcattcagactgttggccaggcagaggtcgttagcagcagcaggggctaaTAATCCAGTATAacctcagaacactttgaaataCAATATGTTTAAAGGTGATTAATGATTTTTGACCAAACTAGGCAAaagaaaacttacatactgcagctttaagaagtgtttttttttttttttttttttttttactgtaatttcttgCATTTCTTTGCCAGAAAAGGGGAACAGTTGACGCCATTTTTGTTCCTGTTAGTTTATCACGTTCCCAGTGGTATGACGTCACTCCGTGAGACGTTACGTTTTGGAAAGTTTTCTGCAATCCACAGCATCAGCATCCGCCATCGTTTTGGTACAACTGCCAAGTcttgaaaacaacagaaatgtggCGTCAgcagtggatgagaacaacttttggatgtaATACAAGCacaatttgaatattttttgtagttAAGCTGCTTTAAGTTAGAAAATGAACTCTTTGTGTAACATTAGGCAGCCCTAACGCTGGAACTGTTTGTTGACTTCctggttgtgtgtgtttgtacgtCCAGTGCAGGCAGTCAGTCCGGTCAGCGTGGACCCCTTGGAGCCATCCGGCCTCTTGTCTCCCAGCAGCACAGTGAGGAGTCTCACCAAAGAGCTCCAGCATTCCTTGGACCTGGCCAGTGCCACCAGTGGAGAAAAGATGGTGACGGCACAGGTCGGTGAACCTGCAgcagtcattattatgacattagATACTAATCCGGCGAtgtattgcaatatttcaccccgcgattattgtatcaatcccaaaaaaatgtccaaatcaagtttttaataatgttttttaatgaaaaaaaaaacatttaatttgcgctaacatgcatagcacgtaaacgcccagtcactaggtgtcagtgaacgcaccatcagaccttgttaaactacctcactcctcaatgcattttagctggaagttgatttatttaattaacatattgaacacttttatagatgtatgtagttacttttttagaatttaagaacttaacagaatctgaATCTGTTgttgaagcaaaagttaaacgcTACTTAAactcgttttgtttgtttgtggatGTTTGAAAAGCATTCGCGAAGAGAGAAGCATccatccaaatacacaaaatgatggaaaatatCGTTAACaagtacacaaaatcactccaaaagcaaacatttcaaatacacacaatgacagaagaatgtactatacaacaaaaacacacttaatgacgccaataaaaaactgaaatcaacaaaacacacacaaaataagaaaaacacaaaattacggtacgggaaaatatacaaaaaacaacaaaagtactcAAAAGCAAACATTTCAACTACACAAATGAACATATTAACAGAAGAATCTACtaaacgacagcaaaaatacacaaaacaaaaatgctcaaaatgagagaaaaatatacaaaatgactccaaaaacacacaaacaataaaaacacactaaatgacaccaataaaaaaaaatcaacacaacatacgaaaattacagaaaatatacaaaaaacaataaacgtactcaaaatgactccaaaaacacacatgacaacagaaatgcacaaaatgagagaaaaatattaaaattcacagtttgataaacatatttgtacttgaattacagttggttaacatttacttgttttcacaagttaaaaaaaaaaaaagaaataaattgtatttcataccattatTTACTTGCAAAGGTGACATTTGTagttattgatattgtgatgtatatcgtattgtttagttttgggatatatcgtatcgtcaaTCATATGGTAGGGTCAGATTCATAACAATGTACAGCCCTAATAGACGGTGCTTTatgttctattgttgttttaaattttattttgtaggaaaACGAGGATGAAGCAACGTCGTCTCAGACTGAAAGTCAAACTCCAGGACCTCAACGTCCTCGATCCAACTCTGGCAGAGAATTGACCGACGAAGTAAGAGCTCCACTTTGTTTCCAATCTTCAGTCGTTTGAACTCACGCTCATCGCGACGCTCTCATGTTCCAACAGGAGATATTGGCCAGTGTGATGATCAAGAACTTAGACACGGGGGAGGAGATTCCTCTGATTCAGGCCGAGGAAAAGCTTCCTGCAGGGATCAACCCGCTGACTCTGCACATCATGAGGAGGACCAAGGAGTACATCACGTGAGCACAACCCTGTTCTcatcaggggcctcatttatgaACGCTGCGTACGTACGTACAAATGAAAGCGTACGCCACTTATAAGCAACGTTTGGGACGGGGCGAGATaagcagctctgaccctgccgtacgcacacattcatgagaaacgggaaactccgcccccaacaggagaaggatgaaattcaagacagctctgtgaaattgatACACGTCATATATGaaggatatatttgcaaaaacgaaggaggaaaaaatgatCCTGACGCCACAGGGAGTGAGTcacgcctacaaatacagttttatattaataataataattgtaattacattttcaaatgtgttttattatctactgtattcatttttattatttgaaacaaggaaatacaatttaatcCCATATCTGGCGCATATAGTGCATCTGTGTCCCCCTCAACCTCCGTTATAACACAGAGGGGATCCCCAATGATCCTCCAGCTTTTTGTCTGTGAGGgtaagctccgcccctttccaCCACCTGTTGAACAGACGCCCTTCCTGTGGACAGTGATGCACATTTTCTCCTCAACTTCTATGTCTGACCGTTTCTTTTTCACGCAACGTGATCTACCTTTTCGTCATTCCTAATGttcactgtcactaaatgtcACTCTCCTGCATGTGTTTACCTCATCCATTAATATCTCCACCTCACATTGagtgaaatatgttttatttgctcattTTCCCCCTCCGTCCACCCTGAAAATTGTAttcacctgaccttttataggcaccGTATGGGCGGAGAATGACCTTTTGTAGGCACCGTATGGGCGTAGCATAGCGTTTTCTCATGTGCGACAACCTGAGAGTAGGTTGTCATTTAAAAACGGTAACAGGTGTAGGACGTGCGTACGCCCTctgatatacattttaaagttcttttgcgtatgcacttcctggtttttagcgtacgccaTCTGAAGGGATCTTACCTacgcacagttttataaatgaggctccAGGAACGAGAGCGTGTTCCACTTGTTTTCATGCCCAGAttcgttgtgttttttttctctcaggaACGACGCGGCGCAGTCGGACGACGACGAAAAGGCTCAGACTTCACTTACAGACACGGACGGAGGgaaactcaaacagaaaacGTAATCAGACATCTCCTCTGTGGAAGTCATGCAATGAATATTCATATGGACGCATCCCCATCATGTCCCAACAGAACGCAGTTAAAGAAATTCCTGGGCAAGTCCGTGAAGAAGGCGAAGCACCTAGCGGAGGAGTACGGGGAGAAGGCGGTGAACAAGGTGAAAAGTGTTCGCGATGAAGGTACGCAAACATTTCATTCCACAGATTTCAACTTGAATCAATCATTTCTGTGAATCATCAAAAGTCTctctttgttttttgggggatttttttttttacaaagatgAAGGAATTTATTGAGGCTAGAAAATGTCAACTTGTACGAAGCTTAGCGTGTCCACATCTCCAATGTGCATGTGCCACAAAATGCCTCCAACAATACActagaaaactacaataatacacaacaaagattagaaaaacacacaacaatgacaaaaaaatgcacaaaaatcaataaaaatacaccaaatgaccgacaactatacaaaataactacaaaaaacagtaaaatctacaaaataataacaaaattactccaaaaacagatgAGACGACCACAAATAATACAGAAATTtaataacatacagtaaatatgccAAATCACTGTAACATATactaaacaattacaaaaacatataaactgtctacaaagatacacaagacgactacaaaaatacagaaaaatgatagaaaaatctacaaaataataacaaaaatacacatgaaacaacaaaaatacaccaaatgatcGACAACTatacaaaacaattacaaaagaagtacaaaaatgacagtaaaatttacaaaataataacaaaaatacacaaaatgactccaacaacagacaagatgactaaaaaacatgacagaaatctaataacaacataaacataCCAAATTACTGCACAACATATGaaacaattacaataacatgAACTGTCTACAAAgatacacaagacgactacaaaacaactacaaaaatgacagtaaaatctGCAAAATAACAAATTACTCCAACAACAGAcgaaacgactacaaaaattgacagaaatctaataatcaaaaaatttaccaaatgactaaaatatatgaaacaattacagtaacataaaCTGtctacaaagatacacaaaaatgacagaaaaatcgacaaaataaatgacaaaataacaaaatttaCAAGTTAAAGTGTCAATAGTGTAAATATGAATTAACCTAGAGCTACTTAACCTTTGTTAAACTGAAGAGTGAATATTATGAGTCAGTGCAAAGCATGGATGGAAACGGTGCCTAAGTATCATTTTAAGTTGACtttacattaaatattttgtcttattttaagtttatgtatttttttttccttctgacgCTGAATGTGATTCATTGCCCtgagaatgtgtttgttttcagtgtttcaCACAGATCCAGACGACCCGTCGTCGAGCGATGACGAAGGCATGCCGTACACGCGACCCGCCAAGTTCAAAGCAGCGCACGGCTTCAAAGGCCCGTTTgactttgatcagatcaaagTCGTTCAGGACCTGAGCAGCGAGCACATAGTAGGGGATCACAGTTTGTTTACTCACCGATCCAGGTGTGAGGACCACTGTGACGTTTGGTGGCGTCTCCtccatgtttgtgttgtgttcagGGAGCCGTTTGGACCATGAAGTTCTCTCACTGTGGGCGACTCCTGGCGACGGCAGGACAGGACAACGTCGTTCGTATCTGGGTGTTAAAGACGGCCTTTGATTATTTCAATAACATGAGGATAAAGTACAACACTGAAGGTAACTTTAATAGTCATTGCTGTAATAGTTTTTACATATTATTGTATTCTTCTATATTAAATATTGCTTCTTCAGGTCGAGTTTCCCCATCTCCGTCTCAGGAAAGTCTGTGTTCGTCTAAATCTGACACCGACCCTGGGGTGAGTGAagtcttttttctatttttgccgTATTCACGCCCCAAAATCCTGATACTGACGGTCCAATGAGGAAACAACACAGTCTCGTTTAATGCCTTTGATCTTTAAGATGAGTTCAACacggtttagtggtggactgggtctgaatggttggAGGACAGCTGATATTTTGATCTCCTTGGTTTGCGTTCAGAGGACAACCTTTGAtccagcctctggtgcagttccatgagctaaccagttagtGGAGTAGAGAAAACAGGGAAACAGGAACCAggtaaacccctgctttctgctgacctgccactagggggaaattaaaaaacccgccttgattatgggtggagTTCCTGACGCAggaagacacgcccagtcaggcAGGAAGACACGCACAGCAATAAGAAGTAAATGCACGTccgcgcacacacagagacagacggggatacacacacacagtgtctgtacacacacacagcaaatgAGCAATTgatctttgattcattgatctatgaggccacACTATGTCTGTGTtataaatgtcacactaacgtactatactcTACAATCTCAATCTCAatctactgtatactattaggacgatgagcgttcccactaaagtatacttccaagtttcccaagatgcatttggaatctacaacgttaaaaaccttgttcacactgaagctaaatagctctgttgattctccacctttactttgaaagttctgaaaacatttgaagtgagaaagtgaccaagtagaatatcaacatgtgctcatttgatccataaaactcccGTAGACGCATTtaattcacacatttcacatattttcagagaccctccattgtgctactgactaaacttcctgttaacttcaaattagagccctatttacaaaaacaactaatggaagacaagaagagatgcttttattttgaaaagaggatgtttgattttcagcttGATACACTCCCTGTGTTCCAGGCGTGTTCTCTCCCTGAGGATCCAGACACTGAGGACAGAAACGCACCTTTCCGACCCGTTCCCTTCTGTAAATACAAAGGTCACACAGCTGACCTGCTGGACTTGTCCTGGTCCAAGGTGAGAGAGAGCTTCACCTCCTTTGTCCATCATCTCACACACCCGTATTtcaccttcctcttcctctgcagAACTTCTTCCTGCTTTCCTCGTCCATGGATAAAACGGTGCGTCTGTGGCACATCTCCAGGAGGGAGTGTCTCTGCTGCTTCCAGCACATCGACTTTGTCACAGCCATTGCTTTCCACCCCAGAGTGAgacattctcacacacacacactctctctcacacacacacacacacacacacacacacacagctctccATAATCAACATGTTGTTCTCCAGGATGACAGATACTTTTTAAGCGGCTCTCTGGATGGAAAACTGAGACTCTGGAACATTCCAGATAAGAAGGTGGCGCTGTGGAACGAGGTGGACGGTCAAACCAGGCTCATCACCGCCGCCAACTTCTGCCAGAACGGGAAGTACGCCGTCATCGGAACCTACGATGGCCGCTGCATCTTCTATGACACTGAGGTATGAGTggaacacacagaaaacacacagaaccactggaaaatacacagaatgaccaaaaatacacaaaaggacaacaaaatcagattcacagagtcagctgatgaagcctgtgtcccGTATGAGTGAAGTCATATATTAATTGAGGATTgcagagaatatttagacatcgatgctgtgtggatctgatctgatgtgagtgacagctgtcagtgtcacatcagatccacacagtgacatgTTCACACACCACCTTTCATTGGACAGCTCATTTTCTaaaatcctagccagaacaaaacctggtcgtGACCATGCTAGCCGTTCAGCAtaggttaccatggtgatttagctccataagacgttagcgagcttcgtagtccagcacacactgattaaatcctggaaggtagcacgataagaggaaatctagcgtCGTAGCATACCCCCTAAAAGTACACACAataatgactctaaaaataaatataaatatacataaaaatataaatataaatatacataaaaataatagaaaaatgtacatactgaatagacaaaaaataaataaacaaaataaaaacaaaaatacacaattcttagattggtcattatttaaaatgctgacatgaatgttgatcatgtgaccctttaatgtaaacattttgttttgttttttagcgtCTAAAATATCACACCCAGATCCATGTGAGGTCGACCAGAGGGAGAAACAAAGTGGGTCGTAAAATAACAGGCATTGAGCCTCTGCCTGGAGAGaataaggtgtgtgtgtgtctgtgtgtgtgtgtgtgtgtttgtgcgtgtgtgtttctgacGTGTGTaacgtttgtttttttagattttagtgACTTCCAATGATTCCCGTATCCGTCTCTATGACCTGAGGGATTTGTCTCTGTCCATGAAGTATAAAGGCTACGTCAACAGCAGCAGCCAAATCAAGGCCAGCTTCAGGTGAGGCTCcgcccactcactcactcaacaataacacaactcCTAGTgttgcaaaacgacaacaaaaacacattgaataaaataaagataaacaaaactgacaccaaaaatacacaattctcagattggtcattattttaaatgttgataatgctTGATAAAAATAATTACTACAAAATCACAcgcaagacaactacaaatatacacaaagactccaaaaacacacacaaatgtttccaaaaatacaaaaaaggaaacaaaaaatacacaaacacaaaaaaggacaacaaatacacaaagatgagaaaaacacacaaaaggacaacaaaagtaaacaaaataactccaaaaatacatgaagttagagaaaataacagcaaaaacacatcaaatgacaacaaaaatatggacaatgacagaaagacaaaaacgcacaaaatgacagaaaaacacaataaaaggaCAAGAACACAATGAAAGTTCAACAAAAATACTTAAAGacgagaaaaatgcacaaaaggacaacaaacatacacagatggaaattagcctatGGCTGtaatctgacatatttaaaaaaaatgtaatgttcatttcaattcaactttatttatatagtgcaaaatacaacaaagtcatctcaaagcgctgaacaaaatataacatgttcattgatatgtactgtccgtacttaaataaaaaagaataaacataataactccaaaaatacatgaaataagaGAACatttgacaaaatgacaacaaaaacacacaaaatgacaacaaaaatacacacagacaagaaaaatgcataaaaatacacaaaatgacagaaaaacacaatttaaggacaacaaaaacacaccaaataacaaaaatgacacaaaatcacttgaaaaacacaaaatttgaacaaaaaaatacaaaatgacaataatgactccaaaaacacatgaaatgagagaaaatttgacaaaataacatcaaacaaaaacactaaatgactccaaaacacaaagataaaacacataaaagattAATATACAACATATTACCACTCGTGGCgtcacctggaatttaaatAAGGTCagctgaaatgtctagtaattaatataatgaattaaaaacgtAATGTAAACACTGGTTTCTCCTACAGCCATGATTATTCGTTCATCGTCAGCGGTTCAGAggataaatatatttacatctGGAGCACTTATCACGACCTCAGCAAATTCACATCTGTACGACGGGACCGCAACGACTTCTGGGAAGGGATCAAAGGTAACCACGGTAACCAGCTTCACTGCTTTGATCTTTGGACCAATGgttattattgttttccagcACACAACGCCGTGGTGACGTCGGCCATCTTCGCCCCCCACCCAGGACTCATCGTCCCACAGGAAGTGGCAGCGGAAAAACCCGACGCAGAGTGTAAGAGTCTGGACTCAAACGACTCGGAAACAATCCCCTCAGGTTTGTATTTGTTCAGATACTTTATGGAAACTTCCTCTAGGTTCTGACTTTCACTTTCAGGAAAAATAGGAAATATCCTGTCAGAAAAATGTcagcaaaatgcaaaaaaatagtCACGATTTTATCCAGTCACAGGCGCACAATTAATGGgtttttaatcgtgatcacaatttttgttgcaacaatgaaataaatttgatcgtctgcaatatttacattttgtgat carries:
- the LOC114476047 gene encoding WD repeat-containing protein 44-like, with the translated sequence MASDTSDTEEFFDATEDVNFSPSPQVSPAKFVVPSPQLSQRSVHTVPDVNLGAASFESQQDDPLQIIDSIIEESQKESDGGVAEIAQLLDKLQVDVRASEGAEQGAEQGPKEENNAEEVPAESALAAAVERSEEQQEQDTEEAVPAPDHTTSAAASQEPHGLPPDITSTIGPLQDQRPADILDQVPLMEPLVDSDSSSGPLKPPRQFAVEPDIVASTKKPPPSRPPPPSAAPPPRPPPPSWQSLPSKKSQESLRPSGLEVQAVSPVSVDPLEPSGLLSPSSTVRSLTKELQHSLDLASATSGEKMVTAQENEDEATSSQTESQTPGPQRPRSNSGRELTDEEILASVMIKNLDTGEEIPLIQAEEKLPAGINPLTLHIMRRTKEYITNDAAQSDDDEKAQTSLTDTDGGKLKQKTTQLKKFLGKSVKKAKHLAEEYGEKAVNKVKSVRDEVFHTDPDDPSSSDDEGMPYTRPAKFKAAHGFKGPFDFDQIKVVQDLSSEHIGAVWTMKFSHCGRLLATAGQDNVVRIWVLKTAFDYFNNMRIKYNTEGRVSPSPSQESLCSSKSDTDPGACSLPEDPDTEDRNAPFRPVPFCKYKGHTADLLDLSWSKNFFLLSSSMDKTVRLWHISRRECLCCFQHIDFVTAIAFHPRDDRYFLSGSLDGKLRLWNIPDKKVALWNEVDGQTRLITAANFCQNGKYAVIGTYDGRCIFYDTERLKYHTQIHVRSTRGRNKVGRKITGIEPLPGENKILVTSNDSRIRLYDLRDLSLSMKYKGYVNSSSQIKASFSHDYSFIVSGSEDKYIYIWSTYHDLSKFTSVRRDRNDFWEGIKAHNAVVTSAIFAPHPGLIVPQEVAAEKPDAECKSLDSNDSETIPSGALKTDHTEVLLSADFTGAIKVFINVKKY